A stretch of Myxococcus hansupus DNA encodes these proteins:
- a CDS encoding sigma-54-dependent Fis family transcriptional regulator, which translates to MGTLTLSASPLLWEQFLVGALDGEAGLRPELRSILPRWQRSRTLGAPSTGQPDEGPSVGSLALVERRARLEPVWHELGGMMEMLSAAPLSAGRVAVLADREGVILATRSSGGDFTSHADYVRLVEGACWDETSRGTNAIGTALAEASAVAVVGPAHYAQRHHGLVCYAAPVHDPFGELVAVLDVTGPAGAADPLVLVAVASVAQAAESRLREVAWARVAAAARGGLESRLAREDGPVFIVESPGQVSRFNATARVLLGGRSAVSVEAALGVSWRALADAALRGAALETRVLSAGPTWRVHAEAVGTGGAALAVLVRLEPLGARVSQGTAGAAISVGALVERGEDTLGAAASQRPPYDALGAGAPSPLLHDALGVGGPSPSLTESLGAAASQRPPRQGEGPWAPLQQGREAPHRKTPSLIGPWASLVPGRDVAHGSSSSGPGRAPTQGHDARSRSTPLSEAPWRALTGNDAQHRATLREAERFSPTSLPVLLLSETGTGKELLARAIHAASTVATGPFVAVNCGALSPALLESELFGHAPGAFTGARMGGADGKLAAADGGTLFLDELAEMPPALQVLLLRVLEDGSYSRVGESRVRRSRFRLVGATCRDLDAAVRSGAFRSDLYFRLQGAVLRLPPLRERTDLPELAQALLARLAEEEGLPPPVLTATALARLATHRWPGNVRELKTVLRLSLIRAGGAPLLDADALPPNLGTVSMTSPHVAASRAPGALFPLEGTPSIPRGESGPTARPLRELEAHAIQEALALSGGNVAQAARRLGIARSTLYRMAERFGLVLPSRG; encoded by the coding sequence TTGGGGACGCTTACGCTCAGCGCTTCACCGCTCCTCTGGGAGCAGTTCCTCGTCGGCGCGCTCGACGGGGAGGCGGGGTTGCGTCCGGAGCTGCGGTCCATCCTCCCTCGCTGGCAGCGTTCCCGGACGCTGGGCGCCCCGAGCACCGGGCAGCCGGACGAAGGCCCCAGCGTGGGGAGTCTGGCGCTGGTGGAGCGCCGCGCGCGGCTGGAGCCCGTGTGGCACGAGCTGGGCGGGATGATGGAGATGCTCTCCGCGGCCCCCCTGTCCGCGGGCCGGGTGGCGGTGCTCGCGGACCGGGAAGGCGTCATCCTGGCGACCCGCAGCTCGGGTGGGGATTTCACGTCCCACGCGGACTACGTGCGTCTGGTGGAGGGCGCCTGCTGGGACGAGACGTCGCGCGGGACGAATGCCATTGGGACGGCGCTGGCGGAGGCCTCGGCGGTCGCGGTGGTGGGCCCGGCGCACTACGCGCAGCGGCACCATGGGCTCGTCTGTTACGCGGCGCCGGTCCACGACCCGTTCGGTGAGCTGGTGGCCGTGCTGGACGTCACGGGCCCGGCGGGGGCGGCCGACCCATTGGTGCTGGTGGCGGTGGCGAGCGTGGCCCAGGCGGCGGAGTCCCGGCTGCGCGAAGTGGCGTGGGCCCGGGTGGCCGCGGCGGCGCGTGGCGGGTTGGAGTCGCGGCTGGCGCGTGAGGACGGCCCGGTGTTCATCGTCGAGTCGCCGGGGCAGGTGAGCCGGTTCAATGCCACCGCGCGGGTGTTGCTCGGTGGCCGGAGCGCCGTGTCAGTGGAGGCGGCGCTCGGGGTTTCGTGGCGGGCGCTGGCGGACGCGGCGCTGCGAGGGGCAGCCCTGGAGACGCGTGTCCTGTCGGCGGGGCCGACCTGGCGCGTCCACGCGGAGGCGGTGGGCACGGGCGGCGCGGCGCTCGCGGTGCTGGTTCGGTTGGAGCCGCTGGGCGCCAGGGTTTCTCAGGGGACCGCGGGGGCTGCGATTTCCGTCGGCGCGTTGGTGGAGCGTGGGGAGGATACGCTTGGCGCGGCTGCTTCGCAGCGTCCTCCGTACGACGCGCTCGGCGCAGGTGCTCCGTCGCCTTTGCTGCATGACGCGCTCGGCGTAGGTGGTCCGTCGCCTTCGCTGACTGAATCGCTCGGCGCGGCTGCTTCGCAGCGGCCACCGCGTCAGGGCGAAGGTCCATGGGCGCCGCTCCAACAGGGGCGCGAGGCGCCGCATCGAAAGACTCCCTCGTTGATCGGACCCTGGGCCTCGCTTGTCCCGGGCCGCGACGTTGCACACGGTTCTTCATCGAGCGGCCCGGGTCGTGCGCCCACCCAAGGTCACGACGCGCGCTCCCGCTCCACGCCGCTATCGGAAGCGCCGTGGCGAGCGCTCACGGGCAACGACGCGCAGCACCGCGCCACGCTGCGAGAAGCGGAGCGCTTCTCTCCCACGAGCCTGCCCGTGCTGCTGTTGTCGGAGACGGGCACTGGCAAGGAGTTGCTCGCTCGCGCCATTCACGCTGCCAGCACCGTCGCCACGGGCCCGTTCGTCGCGGTGAACTGCGGCGCGCTGTCTCCGGCGCTGCTGGAGAGTGAGCTGTTCGGTCATGCCCCCGGCGCCTTCACCGGGGCGCGGATGGGCGGCGCGGATGGGAAGCTCGCGGCGGCGGATGGCGGGACGCTCTTCCTGGACGAACTGGCGGAGATGCCGCCCGCGCTCCAGGTCCTTCTGCTGCGCGTCTTGGAGGACGGCAGCTACTCGCGCGTGGGCGAGTCCCGCGTGCGCCGCAGTCGCTTCCGTTTGGTGGGGGCCACCTGCCGGGACCTCGATGCCGCCGTGCGCAGCGGCGCCTTCCGTTCCGACCTCTACTTCCGGCTCCAGGGTGCCGTGCTGCGGCTGCCACCGCTGCGTGAGCGCACCGACCTTCCAGAGCTCGCCCAGGCACTGCTGGCCCGACTGGCGGAAGAAGAAGGACTGCCGCCGCCCGTCCTCACCGCCACCGCGCTGGCCCGCCTCGCCACGCATCGCTGGCCCGGCAACGTGCGCGAACTGAAGACCGTGCTGCGACTCTCCCTGATTCGCGCTGGCGGAGCGCCGCTGCTGGACGCGGACGCGCTCCCGCCGAACCTCGGCACTGTCTCCATGACCTCGCCGCACGTCGCGGCGTCGCGAGCCCCGGGCGCGCTGTTCCCTCTGGAAGGAACGCCCTCCATCCCACGGGGCGAGAGCGGACCGACTGCCCGTCCGCTCCGTGAGCTGGAAGCGCACGCCATCCAGGAAGCCCTGGCGCTCAGTGGTGGCAAC